The genomic segment AATGCGGTACTGTACTATTTGCAGAACCATAAAGATTTGGGCGTGCATAGCGAATTGATTACCGATGGGATCATTGACCTGATCGCGAAAGGGGTGATTAACAACCGCAAAAAAACCTTTCACCTAGGTAAAACCGTGGCCAGTTTTTGTTTAGGTAGCAAAAAGCTGTATGACTTTGTGGATAACAATCCCCATGTCGAATTTTACCCCAGCGATTATCTTAACTCACCAGCGAATATCGCTAAAAATCATCAGATGGTGGCCATTAACAGTGCGCTAGAAGTCGATTTAACTGGGCAGGTCGTGGCTGATTCTATTGGTTACCAGTTTTATAGCGGTATAGGTGGGCAAGTTGATTTTATTCGTGGTGCCGCTATGTCGTCAGGCGGGAAGCCTATTATTGCCATGCCTTCTACGGCCAAAGGCGGCAGTATTTCTCGCATCGTACCTATTATCACCGAGGGCAGTGGCGTGGTAACAAGCCGAGGTCACGTACATTATGTGGTGACTGAGTTTGGCGTTGCTTCGTTAAAAGGTCGCAGTATTCGTGAGCGTGCACTGGAGCTTATTCGAGTGGCGCACCCTAAATTTCGTGAGCAATTATTAGCAAAGGTTCGTGAGCATTATTGGGTGCCACACTATCAGAAAAACTACCCTCGGGATGTGCCTGAGTTAGGACCTTTGGGATTTAAAACAATCCAAGTAGATAATCAGAACTTCGACCTGAGGCCATTAAACCCAGCTGATGAACGACGATTGCAAGAGTTTTTTTACTCTCATACCAAAGAAACCTTGTTTTATCGATACAACCATTACCCTACGCAGATGACGCGAGAAAAGTCATGCAACTTGGTCAGTGTTGATCAAAATCATGATTTAGCTCTATGTATTGTGCGCCAGCACGGTTCGGTAGCAGAGATACAAGCGGTAGGACGTTACTATTTGAACGCTAGTAGTAATAGTTGTGAAGCGGCATTCGTAACACGAGAATCATTTCATGGTAAAGGCATGGCGAAACAGTTGCTGGCAGAAATGATCATGATCGCTAAAAAGCGAGGTTTATCAAAAATGTTCGCTATCGTCAGGGCGGATAATCGCAATATGTTACGGGTGTTTGAAAGTGCTCAATTCGAGCGTCAACCAATAGAGGAGCCCGGTGAAGTGAGTTTAGTATTGCGACTGGAAGATAGAGCGTGAGTTTCGTCATGATAAGTCATCCCAGCTGTGCTTTTCACGATGCAGGAGACGATCACCCCGAAAATTCGGGCCGATTGCATGCTATTAACGATCAACTCATAGCTTCACGTCTAGACGCTATTATTGACAAGCATCAGGCCACCCAAGCTACAAAGGAGCAGCTATACCTTGCTCATGATAAAGCCTATGTGGATAGCGTATTTTCTACTGTACCTGAACAAGGCACTGTAGAATTAGCCCCTGACACACAATTGGGCCCTCACAGCTTAGAGGCTGCTTTATATGCCGCTGGCGCAAATGTATTGGCGGTTGACTTAATTATGCAAGCTAACGCACAACAAGCTTTTTGCGCGGTGCGCCCACCTGGACATCATGCAGAATATGCAAAGGCTATGGGATTTTGCTTTTTTAATAACATAGCCGTGGCAGCACGTTATGCAATGGCACAATATGGATTAGAGCGTGTCGCGATCATCGATTTTGACGTACATCATGGTAATGGTACAGAGAACATTTTTTTCGATGATGAACGGGTGTTATTTTGCTCATCGTTTGAGTCTCCGTTTTTTCCGTACAATACGGGGCCAGGGAATGAACATATTTTAAATTTACCTATGCCTGCTGGTACCTACGGCGACGAATTTATGCAGGCTATTGCTGAAAAATGGTTACCTAAGATAGATGCCTTTGAACCACAACTTATTTTTATTTCTGCTGGTTTTGATAGTCATTACGAAGATGACATGGGGCACTTTAATTTAGTTGAAACCGATTTTTATTGGTTAAGTACTGAACTTAAAAAACTGGCGGTGAAACATTGTGACGGTAAGATCGTTTCAACCCTAGAGGGAGGATATGCGTTAAACGCATTAGGGCGCAGCGTAGTCGCCCACATCAAAGGAATAATGGAATAATTAAGTGCAATCAATTAATGATCAGCTCAGCATTGCATGTTATGGCTGGTCTTTTCTCTCGCCTATGGCTTTGTCGGTTCCTTTACAGATGGTGTCGTAACCGTCTCGGTAATAGCGTAAATCTACGCAGGCTTCTTCAAAGCGCTTTTTGGCCGTCAACGCATGCTGAGGATGTTGTTTGTTCTGCATGGTTTTTCGCCATTCATTGCATTGCTGCTCTTGGCGTTTAACTTCAAGGATATCTTCACAGGGTTTTTGCTTATTGGCACAACCCGAAAGGCAAAGTACTAAGCTTGTGCTGGCAAGCAACAATGGTGTATTCATGCTACCTCGACGTATTTTCCGAGATCACTTTTAAGTGATTCAAATTTTTGTTGGTGTGACTCAAGCATAACCATATTTTTCAAATGTCGATACATCTGTTTTAACGCGTTTATCGCGCGCGTTTCCGGTTTCTTCATTTGGGCGATTAATTTCAAGTTGCATTGCAGAATATTCAGGGCGATTCCTGTATTAACGGGGGCGACTTTTTGCGCTTCAAGAAATGCGTTGTACGCTTCTTGGTAGCGACCACTGTTGTAGTGTTCGATGCCTTGCTTATTGAAATTTTGATAACTGTGTCTACGTTGTGCTGCTTTATCTACACTGCTTTTTAACGAAAAAAGCGTGCTTTCATCGAGCTGCTTGCCACTTTTAGTAAGGGTTTTACTTAGGCGTTCAGCATCATCGTACTCACCTAGATCAAGCATTACTTTGATTGAGTCAGGGGCAAAAGCGGTAGGATAATCCGTGAAGCGTATTGCTATTTGTTGCTGGCATTCATTAAGGGTACGTTTGGCTTCTAAGAGCCGCCCGTCAAGGTAATTGATTCGCGCAGTCAAAATATTTTCATAAATGCCATAGTCGAAGTCTTCGTCAATTCTAGCTAAGGCTTCATCGTTACGATAACGGGCAATTGCAGTCATCATTTCGTGCTGGTAGCGGCTACGCATATTTTTGTCTTCGCAATGTTCAGCGGCATCCAAAATACTGCGAAAATAACTACAAAGATGGGCAATATCACGGTGAATGGACTTTTTAGATAATTCCCATACATCCAAGCTACGCAATTTCACCATTTCATAATTGTGGTTTTCGCGGGCAATTTTGCAGGCGATTAATTGTCGTTCTACTGAGTACGGGGCAATCTCGATTGCACGATCAATTGCGGTTAACGCATTAGGGTAATCACCT from the Paraglaciecola mesophila genome contains:
- a CDS encoding histone deacetylase family protein, whose amino-acid sequence is MSFVMISHPSCAFHDAGDDHPENSGRLHAINDQLIASRLDAIIDKHQATQATKEQLYLAHDKAYVDSVFSTVPEQGTVELAPDTQLGPHSLEAALYAAGANVLAVDLIMQANAQQAFCAVRPPGHHAEYAKAMGFCFFNNIAVAARYAMAQYGLERVAIIDFDVHHGNGTENIFFDDERVLFCSSFESPFFPYNTGPGNEHILNLPMPAGTYGDEFMQAIAEKWLPKIDAFEPQLIFISAGFDSHYEDDMGHFNLVETDFYWLSTELKKLAVKHCDGKIVSTLEGGYALNALGRSVVAHIKGIME
- a CDS encoding response regulator, coding for MNYSDKRVLIVDDQRPFLTLLRGVVNNMGAQSVVAVQNADSALAACKKEKFDFIICDLHLGSGKKNGYQFLEEARQKNLVKPETVFAVVSADSERPVVFGSVEQHPDDYLIKPFSQAQLNLRLSKAYQKRLALRPVYEAMQKNDIPEAIAACRRLIMSGTRYAKTCCRLLAELYWKAGEFTQAKHMLTPLLAQKPQPWVTIALAKTEMLMTNYDAAIELAIDMCHRNPLLYEAQDILAQCYLLQGDYPNALTAIDRAIEIAPYSVERQLIACKIARENHNYEMVKLRSLDVWELSKKSIHRDIAHLCSYFRSILDAAEHCEDKNMRSRYQHEMMTAIARYRNDEALARIDEDFDYGIYENILTARINYLDGRLLEAKRTLNECQQQIAIRFTDYPTAFAPDSIKVMLDLGEYDDAERLSKTLTKSGKQLDESTLFSLKSSVDKAAQRRHSYQNFNKQGIEHYNSGRYQEAYNAFLEAQKVAPVNTGIALNILQCNLKLIAQMKKPETRAINALKQMYRHLKNMVMLESHQQKFESLKSDLGKYVEVA